One window from the genome of Streptomyces cadmiisoli encodes:
- a CDS encoding ABC transporter ATP-binding protein — MNASSSPPAGAAVNGQATAVELAGITKRFPGVVANHDIHLTVRKGTVHALVGENGAGKSTLMKILYGMQKPDEGTIAVNGEQVTFHSPADAIARGIGMVHQHFMLADNLTVLENVALGSEKLYGIGAGARRRIKELSERYGLDVRPDVLVEELGVAARQRVEILKVLYRGATTLILDEPTAVLVPQEVDALFDNLRELKAEGLSVIFISHKLGEVLSVADEITVIRRGTTVGTAVPAETTPRQLAEMMVGSELPTPETAESTVTDRPVITVDRLRLEAAGGKALLDDISFTIHAGEVLGIAGVEGNGQTELVDALIGLRHADSGTIALADEEITGWATRKRREQGIGYIPEDRHRHGLLLEAPLWENRILGHVTERPNAKGVWLDPKAAQEDTRRIVEAYDVRTPGIDVTAASLSGGNQQKLIVGREMSHKPRFLIAAHPTRGVDVGAQAAIWDHIREARREGLAVLLISADLDELIGLSDTLRVIYNGRLVADADPATITPEELGSAMTGAATGHLEHEEIPDTPADAPEIRKSPESPEDEAR, encoded by the coding sequence ATAAACGCGTCCAGCAGCCCTCCGGCCGGAGCGGCGGTCAACGGTCAGGCGACCGCCGTCGAACTCGCCGGGATCACCAAGCGTTTCCCGGGCGTCGTGGCCAACCACGACATCCACCTCACCGTCCGCAAGGGCACCGTGCACGCCCTCGTCGGCGAGAACGGCGCCGGCAAGTCGACCCTGATGAAGATCCTCTACGGCATGCAGAAGCCGGACGAGGGCACCATCGCGGTCAACGGCGAGCAGGTCACCTTCCACAGCCCTGCCGACGCCATCGCCCGCGGCATCGGCATGGTGCACCAGCACTTCATGCTGGCCGACAACCTCACCGTGCTGGAGAACGTGGCGCTGGGCAGCGAGAAGCTGTACGGCATCGGCGCCGGCGCCCGCCGCCGGATCAAGGAGCTCTCCGAGCGCTACGGCCTCGACGTGCGCCCCGACGTCCTGGTCGAGGAGCTCGGTGTCGCCGCCCGCCAGCGCGTGGAGATCCTCAAGGTCCTCTACCGCGGCGCCACCACGCTGATCCTGGACGAGCCGACGGCCGTCCTCGTGCCGCAGGAGGTCGACGCGCTCTTCGACAACCTGCGGGAGCTCAAGGCCGAGGGCCTGTCGGTCATCTTCATCTCGCACAAGCTGGGCGAGGTGCTGTCCGTCGCCGACGAGATCACCGTCATCCGCCGCGGCACGACGGTCGGCACGGCAGTCCCGGCCGAGACCACCCCGCGCCAGCTCGCCGAGATGATGGTCGGCAGCGAACTGCCCACCCCGGAGACCGCCGAGTCCACGGTCACCGACCGTCCCGTGATCACGGTGGACCGCCTGCGCCTGGAGGCGGCCGGCGGCAAGGCGCTGCTGGACGACATCAGCTTCACCATCCACGCCGGTGAGGTCCTGGGCATCGCCGGTGTCGAGGGCAACGGCCAGACCGAGCTGGTCGACGCGCTGATCGGTCTGCGGCACGCCGACTCCGGCACGATCGCCCTCGCCGACGAGGAGATCACCGGCTGGGCCACCCGCAAGCGCCGCGAGCAGGGCATCGGCTACATCCCCGAGGACCGGCACCGCCACGGCCTGCTGCTGGAGGCCCCCCTCTGGGAGAACCGCATCCTCGGCCACGTCACCGAGCGCCCCAACGCCAAGGGCGTATGGCTCGATCCGAAGGCCGCGCAGGAGGACACGCGCCGCATCGTCGAGGCGTACGACGTCCGCACCCCCGGTATCGACGTCACCGCGGCCTCGCTGTCCGGCGGCAACCAGCAGAAGCTGATCGTCGGCCGCGAGATGAGCCACAAGCCGCGCTTCCTGATCGCCGCCCACCCGACCCGGGGTGTGGACGTCGGCGCGCAGGCCGCGATCTGGGACCACATCCGCGAGGCCCGCCGCGAGGGCCTGGCCGTACTGCTGATCTCCGCCGACCTGGACGAGCTGATCGGTCTGTCGGACACCCTGCGGGTGATCTACAACGGCAGGCTCGTCGCCGACGCCGACCCGGCCACGATCACCCCGGAGGAGCTGGGCTCCGCCATGACGGGTGCCGCGACCGGCCACCTGGAACACGAAGAGATCCCCGACACCCCGGCAGACGCCCCCGAGATCCGCAAGTCTCCCGAGTCTCCGGAAGACGAGGCCCGCTGA